The Cylindrospermum stagnale PCC 7417 genome segment TAGCGGGCGCAGAGAGTTAATGGAATCTTTCGGAAACGCCCATTTTGTTATTTAACAACCCTAGGGTAATACGAATTCTAGAAGGGTTAGTTGTCTGGTAGCAAGGGAATCAAATTACCATACACAACTTCTCTTTCCAGAAATACAGACAGTTAACGCACGACAGAATTAATTAACCGTTGAGTATTTCATCCTCTTTAACAGAGATACAGACAGTTAACGCACGACAGAATTAATTAACCGTTGAGTATTTCATCCTCTTTAACAGAGATACAAACAGTTAACGCACGACAGAATTAATTAACCGTTGAGTATTTCATCCTCTTTAACAGAGATACAAACAGTTAACGCACGACAGAATTAATTAACCGTTGAGTATTTCATCCTCTTTAACAGAGATACAAACAGTTAACGCACGACAGAATTACTTAACCGTTTCCTTCTTTGATTAGTGAGCTTTTGTATAGGTAGTTAGCGTGAATCCTGAGGAACGTAACAACGAACCAAATTGACTGCCTATCTCGACAGCATCACCCACTCCTCAAAACCACACAACTCTTGCTCGTAATCCCTCTTAAAGTTTGAGTCTTGACCTTCTACTGATCTAGAAAACGACGTCACTTAGGTTATCAGTCTCCTGCGTCCTGGTTTTTCTCCTCAGGGCTTGCTCCTAAAGATAAATATCCTCCAAGGAGATGCTAGATCATCCTAAGTATTATTACCTTCCAAGACCAGATGCGAAATTTCGCATCTGGTTTTTTTGGGGTTAACGGTAAAAAACCATCAAGAAAATTTGTCTCAGGCTGGCTTATGAGCAATAAAATACTTACTCATAAAGTGGACTTGTATATCAATATTTTCAAAGCCTGCTTTCTCTAGACGCTCTACTAAGTCATCAGTAGCATAATGCTTGTAGTAGGGTTCATGAAAAGTTTCGGGGAAGTTGTCAATCATCAGTTCCATTTCTGGTGAATCACTCTTTTGAATTGAGTCACAGATAATAAAGACTCCCCCTGGTTTCGTCACTCGAAAGCATTGTTCGATAACCGCTTGACGCGCCGTGGCTGGTAACTCATGGAAGAGAAAAACAGAAGTTACAGCATGAAAATAGTCATCCAGGTAAGGTAACTCTTCAGCATTTGCTTGCAAAAGTTGCGGTAATTCGACCGGATTTTGAGACAGGAGTTCATTGGCCTTACGCAGATAAGCTGGCGACAAATCTGCACCAAATAGAGATGCTTGAGGTAGAGCCGCCCGCATCAACTTCAGAGTCCGCCCGGTGCCACAAGCAACATCTAAAATCCGAACATTTCGTGGTGGAACATTCCCAAAAATTTCCAGCCCAGACTTGAGAGGAGCGAGAATCCGCCGCCGCATCGCATCAGTTGAGCCACCAAACAGAATTTCCACCTGCAAGTCATATAAATTGGCTGACATCTCGCTTAAGTAGCCATTGCTTTGGTGATGGAAGTTCTGCATGTAGTAGCTGGGATAACCATCTGTCTCTATTTCTGGCGAAAAGTCTTGATTATTATTTTGTTTCATCCGCTCCCAAATCTGAGGTAAATCTAGCCAAGTTACTGGGTAGTAGCGGAAAAAGTCTTCCCAGGGATTATCAAACAAAAGGCTTTTGGGATATACACCTTTTTCAGCATCTTGCCAATCTGTTTCTAGCAGCTGATTCAATTTTTCTTGAAGTTTGAGTAAAACCTCGTTCGGAATAGGTTTAACCTGCTGCTCAAGGGTTGGATGCACTAGCTTCCGCAACTGTGAACTTAAAGTCTTGTGAGCTAGTCCAAAGTAGTTTTTGCCTTGTTGAAAGGTCTGATAAGTCAGCTTTGTTAAAGTGTCAGACATAAAAATGCTCTGGATTTTATAACGTTAAATAATTATAAGTAAAAAAATGTAACAAACAAAGCCTCTACTGTCAGGAAGGCGCGGGCGCTGAGGTGAAACTGACCGAAAAGGGGCAGTGGATCATTCCTTCCTTTGAACATGAAGGACAATTTCCGCAATTAATCGCTTTTTATGCTGGATTAGTCACATTTATCCCGACTTTTGACAATCGAAAGATATTCAAGAGGACGAGATAATGTAAAGTTTTATTAAATTAATCAATTCCGTAGCTTATGATACAGAATCCCTGTTATTATAGTTAGTGAAAGGATAACTAGCCAATCACATATCACTAAAAAATTAAGAGAGGACTGTATTATGTCTATTCAAGAAAAATCTCGTGCATTAATGGTGCTTCAACATCAGCAAGTTAAGAATCGTCAACAATCGATGCTGATGCGTTCTGCACAAGAAATCGGTCTACATGAAGAACTATCCCACTACTGGAACCCAATTCAAGGCAAGATAGATCCGACAACGCAGATGATTTACGGCCGCAGCAATGCCTCCATGAGCTGAGTAGCGCTCCTTTTTTAAACTTTGTAGCTTGAGTCTGAGACTCAACTGAACAAATGTGGAAAAAAAAGCCACCCCCTAGGGTGGCAGAAAAATTTACTAATTTTTAGAATTAGCAATCGTAATAGAGGAAGAATTCATAAGGATGAGGACGCAACTGCATCTGCTTAACTTCGTTAACTAGCTTGTAGTCAATCCAGTTTTGGATGAAGTCTTCAGAAAAGACACCTGTATCTGTCAAGAAAGCGTGGTCGTTTTCCAGTGCTTCCAATGCCAGTTCTAGAGAACCAGGAGTGGAAGGAACCTTCGCCAGTTCTTCTGGAGAGAGTTCATAGATATTTTTATCTAAGGGTTCACCGGGATGGATTTTGTTCTTAATACCATCAAGACCAGCACAAAGCATGGCAGCAAAGGCCAAGTAGGGGTTAGAAGTAGCATCTGGACAACGGAACTCTAATCGCTTGGCTTTAGGGTTATCGCCAGACAGAGGAATCCGCACAGAAGCAGAACGATTACCTTGGGAGTAAGCCAAGTTTACAGGTGCTTCATAACCAGGTACTAGGCGCTTGTAGGAGTTGGTGGTGGGATTGGTGATTGCCAAGAGTGCTGGTGCGTGCTTGAGAATACCACCAATGTAGTACAGTCCCATTTCACTCATCCCAGCATACTTATCACCTGCAAACAAGGGTTTACCATCTTTCCAGATCGACTGGTGACAGTGCATACCGGAACCGTTATCGCCAAAAATTGGTTTTGGCATGAAGGTGACGGTTTTACCGTATTTCCTAGCCACGTTCTTGATCACATATTTGTATGTCATCAACCAGTCAGCAGCTTGGATCAACTTACCAAACTTGAAACCCAGTTCGCACTGACCACCGGTAGCAACTTCGTGGTGTTGCTTTTCAATGGGTACGCCGCAGGCTGCCATTGTCAGTAGCATTTCTGTCCGGATATCTTGGAAGGTATCCGTTGGTGGAACTGGGAAGTAACCTTCTTTGAAGCGTGTTTTGTAACCGAGGTTGGGGCTTTCCTTTCTGCCTGTGTTCCAACGACCTTCTACAGAATCTACGTGGTAGTAGCCTTCGTTGGCAGTTTGGTCGTAGCGGACATCATCAAAAATGAAGAATTCGGCTTCTGGGCCAAAGAAGGCTGTGTCACCAAGTCCAGTGGAAGCTAGGTAATCTATTGCTTTTTGGGCAATAACGCGCGGGCAACGGTTGTACCATTCACCCGTGCGGGGTTCTTTGATGCTACAAATTATACTTAGCGTTGGCTCTTTCATGAACGGGTCGATCCAAGCGGTGTTTGGATCAAGTACCATCGTCATGTCTGATTCTTCAATGCCTTTCCAACCCCGAATACTCGAACCGTCGAAGGGTACGCCATCAGAGAATGAACTTTCATCGATTTGGTCGTGAAACACGGTGAGATGCTGCCATGTCCC includes the following:
- a CDS encoding class I SAM-dependent methyltransferase is translated as MSDTLTKLTYQTFQQGKNYFGLAHKTLSSQLRKLVHPTLEQQVKPIPNEVLLKLQEKLNQLLETDWQDAEKGVYPKSLLFDNPWEDFFRYYPVTWLDLPQIWERMKQNNNQDFSPEIETDGYPSYYMQNFHHQSNGYLSEMSANLYDLQVEILFGGSTDAMRRRILAPLKSGLEIFGNVPPRNVRILDVACGTGRTLKLMRAALPQASLFGADLSPAYLRKANELLSQNPVELPQLLQANAEELPYLDDYFHAVTSVFLFHELPATARQAVIEQCFRVTKPGGVFIICDSIQKSDSPEMELMIDNFPETFHEPYYKHYATDDLVERLEKAGFENIDIQVHFMSKYFIAHKPA
- the glnA gene encoding type I glutamate--ammonia ligase, producing MTTPKEVLKLIQDQKIQMIDLKFIDTPGTWQHLTVFHDQIDESSFSDGVPFDGSSIRGWKGIEESDMTMVLDPNTAWIDPFMKEPTLSIICSIKEPRTGEWYNRCPRVIAQKAIDYLASTGLGDTAFFGPEAEFFIFDDVRYDQTANEGYYHVDSVEGRWNTGRKESPNLGYKTRFKEGYFPVPPTDTFQDIRTEMLLTMAACGVPIEKQHHEVATGGQCELGFKFGKLIQAADWLMTYKYVIKNVARKYGKTVTFMPKPIFGDNGSGMHCHQSIWKDGKPLFAGDKYAGMSEMGLYYIGGILKHAPALLAITNPTTNSYKRLVPGYEAPVNLAYSQGNRSASVRIPLSGDNPKAKRLEFRCPDATSNPYLAFAAMLCAGLDGIKNKIHPGEPLDKNIYELSPEELAKVPSTPGSLELALEALENDHAFLTDTGVFSEDFIQNWIDYKLVNEVKQMQLRPHPYEFFLYYDC